A genome region from Bufo gargarizans isolate SCDJY-AF-19 chromosome 2, ASM1485885v1, whole genome shotgun sequence includes the following:
- the MRPL18 gene encoding 39S ribosomal protein L18, mitochondrial encodes MSILRRSRGLIPAFRPARTSTSVQTSEVVEVDTNENEIVNPDFTNRNPRNLERLALAVKDRGWGTVWPNRQYWHRIRLERTGHHVHASVEHCSGNVVLSASTQEWAVKKHLYSTKDAMACENVGRILAQRCLEAGIHFMLFREIPWVFRSESVQRFRNAMIEGGIVLSEPRRIYE; translated from the exons ATGTCCATCCTGAGGAGGAGCAGAGGTCTCATACCAG cattccgTCCAGCTAGAACATCTACCAGTGTTCAGACCTCAGAGGTGGTCGAAGTAGACACAAATGAGAATGAAATTGTAAACCCAGATTTCACCAATAGGAATCCTCGAAACCTAGAGAGACTTGCGTTGGCAGTTAAGGATCGGGGATGGGGCACAGTGTGGCCGAATCGTCAGTACTGGCATAG GATACGACTAGAACGTACTGGGCATCACGTGCACGCAAGCGTGGAACATTGTAGTGGCAATGTTGTACTTTCTGCCTCCACCCAAGAATGGGCCGTGAAGAAACATCTTTACAGTACGAAAGATGCCATGGCTTGTGAGAATGTTGGTAGGATATTGGCTCAACGCTGCTTGGAGGCTGGAATACATTTTATGTTGTTTCGGGAGATCCCATGGGTGTTCCGCAGTGAGTCG GTGCAGAGGTTTCGAAATGCAATGATTGAAGGTGGAATAGTGTTAAGTGAACCAAGACGCATATATGAATGA